The following are from one region of the Gloeomargarita lithophora Alchichica-D10 genome:
- the gcvP gene encoding aminomethyl-transferring glycine dehydrogenase — MSDVFLPRHLGLKAKDQETMLRFLGCPDLEALITQVVPAHLRTTTPLHTPPAATESQALTQVKVLAQRNQTWKSYQGMGYYACITPTVIQRNVLEHPGWYTAYTPYQAEIAQGRLEALFNFQTLITELTGLDIANASLLDEATAAAEAMILSYQVHQQQRRTFWVDRHCWPQTLAVLQTRAEAVGIDLQVAETHAFNLDETACGCLLQYPNSHGVLVDPQPVFTRAQTVGALGIMAADPLSLTQLKPPGAWGADIAIGSTQRLGVPLGYGGPHAAYFATRSAYKRHIPGRMVGLSKDSQGRPALRLALQTREQHIRRERATSNICTAQVLLAVMASMYAVYHGAEGLRGIAQEIHHKAKALAMGCTKLGYDVLSQDFFDTIFLTLNDMQRRELHQRFTTAKINLNWFYTEGVGINLDETTTWTDVQKLLSLFYGQETLPFALGELIAQTSVHNQKVWMRTDNFLAQDVFQKYHSETEFLRYVYRLQSRDLSLTNAMMPLGSCTMKLNATSEMIPVSWPEFNAIHPFAPLEQTQGYHQLFEDLTTWLADITGLPGVSFQPNAGSQGELTGLLVIRKYYQQRGEPQRRVCLIPQSAHGTNPASAVMAGFQVVPVACDNQGNVDEDDLQTKASQYADQLAALMLTYPSTHGVFETGVRELCQIVHGYGGQVYLDGANLNALVGLCRPGELGFDVCHVNLHKTFCIPHGGGGPGMGPIAVAEHLREFLPTHPVVVTGGQSSIGTVAAAPWSSASILPISWMYMVMMGAEGLTQATRIAILNANYVAQRLDPYFPVLYRGKHGWVAHECILDLRPLKIQTGIEVEDVAKRLMDYGFHAPTMSWPVAGTLMVEPTESESLAELNRFCEAMIGIYHEAMAIAQGQADPQDNVLKNAPHPAEIVATNAWHHSYSREQAAYPVPGLREVKFWPPVARIDNAYGDRNLVCSCPPMTDYPG; from the coding sequence ATGAGCGATGTTTTTTTGCCCCGCCATCTGGGGCTAAAGGCTAAAGACCAGGAAACGATGTTGCGCTTTTTGGGCTGTCCAGACCTAGAAGCCCTGATTACCCAGGTGGTGCCCGCCCATTTACGCACCACTACTCCCCTACACACCCCCCCGGCGGCGACTGAATCCCAAGCCCTCACCCAGGTGAAAGTCTTAGCCCAACGCAACCAGACCTGGAAAAGTTATCAAGGGATGGGTTATTATGCTTGCATTACGCCAACCGTGATTCAGCGCAATGTTTTAGAACATCCAGGTTGGTACACTGCCTATACACCATATCAGGCGGAAATTGCCCAGGGTCGCTTGGAAGCCCTGTTTAATTTTCAAACCTTGATTACAGAATTAACCGGATTGGATATAGCCAATGCGTCCCTCTTGGATGAGGCAACGGCGGCGGCGGAAGCGATGATTTTGAGCTATCAAGTCCATCAACAACAACGGCGGACTTTTTGGGTGGATCGCCATTGCTGGCCGCAAACTTTGGCGGTTTTACAAACCCGTGCTGAAGCTGTGGGAATTGATTTACAAGTGGCGGAAACGCACGCATTTAATTTAGATGAAACCGCCTGTGGTTGTTTGCTCCAATACCCCAATAGTCATGGGGTTTTGGTTGATCCCCAACCGGTTTTCACGCGTGCCCAGACCGTGGGTGCCTTGGGGATTATGGCGGCGGATCCGTTGAGTTTGACCCAACTTAAACCGCCGGGGGCTTGGGGTGCGGATATTGCTATTGGCAGTACGCAACGGTTGGGGGTGCCCCTGGGTTATGGGGGTCCCCATGCGGCCTATTTCGCCACCCGCTCGGCCTACAAACGCCATATTCCGGGGCGCATGGTGGGATTATCCAAGGATAGTCAGGGGCGACCTGCCCTGCGGTTAGCCTTACAAACCCGGGAGCAGCATATCCGCAGGGAGCGGGCAACGAGCAATATATGTACTGCTCAAGTATTGCTGGCCGTAATGGCGAGTATGTATGCGGTGTATCACGGGGCTGAGGGTTTGCGGGGTATTGCTCAGGAAATTCACCACAAGGCAAAAGCCCTGGCGATGGGTTGTACAAAACTGGGTTACGATGTGCTATCTCAGGACTTTTTTGATACGATTTTTCTGACCTTAAATGATATGCAACGGCGTGAATTACACCAGCGATTTACCACCGCAAAAATTAACTTGAATTGGTTTTATACAGAAGGGGTAGGTATCAATTTGGATGAAACTACCACCTGGACAGATGTACAGAAGTTACTCAGTTTATTCTATGGTCAAGAAACATTACCTTTTGCGCTAGGGGAACTGATCGCACAAACGTCAGTCCATAATCAAAAAGTGTGGATGAGAACGGACAATTTTCTCGCCCAGGACGTGTTCCAGAAGTATCATTCGGAAACAGAATTTTTACGGTATGTTTATCGGTTGCAGAGCCGGGATTTATCCCTAACTAATGCCATGATGCCCCTGGGTTCCTGCACGATGAAACTCAATGCCACCAGCGAAATGATCCCGGTTTCCTGGCCGGAATTTAATGCCATTCACCCCTTTGCGCCGCTTGAGCAAACCCAGGGTTATCACCAACTGTTTGAAGATTTAACTACTTGGCTGGCGGATATTACCGGTTTGCCGGGGGTGTCCTTCCAGCCCAATGCCGGTTCCCAGGGGGAATTGACCGGTTTGTTAGTCATTCGTAAGTACTATCAACAACGGGGTGAACCCCAACGCCGGGTGTGTTTGATTCCCCAGTCGGCTCACGGGACTAACCCGGCCAGTGCGGTGATGGCGGGTTTCCAGGTGGTGCCCGTTGCCTGTGACAATCAGGGAAATGTGGATGAGGACGATTTACAAACAAAAGCCAGTCAATATGCTGACCAACTGGCGGCACTAATGCTCACCTATCCTTCGACCCACGGGGTTTTTGAAACCGGGGTGCGGGAATTGTGCCAAATCGTGCATGGGTATGGCGGGCAGGTGTATTTGGACGGGGCGAACTTGAATGCCCTGGTGGGTTTGTGCCGTCCGGGGGAATTGGGGTTTGATGTGTGTCATGTCAATTTACATAAAACGTTCTGCATTCCCCACGGGGGGGGCGGGCCGGGGATGGGGCCAATTGCAGTGGCGGAGCATTTGCGAGAATTTCTCCCCACCCATCCGGTGGTTGTCACCGGGGGGCAGTCCAGCATCGGGACTGTGGCGGCGGCTCCCTGGAGTAGTGCCAGTATTTTGCCCATCTCTTGGATGTACATGGTAATGATGGGTGCCGAGGGCTTAACCCAGGCGACTCGCATCGCTATTTTGAATGCCAATTATGTTGCCCAGCGGCTTGACCCTTACTTCCCCGTGTTGTACCGGGGCAAACATGGCTGGGTGGCGCACGAGTGCATTTTGGATTTGCGTCCGCTCAAAATCCAGACGGGCATTGAAGTCGAAGATGTGGCCAAACGCCTGATGGACTATGGGTTTCATGCGCCCACGATGTCCTGGCCGGTGGCGGGGACGCTGATGGTCGAGCCGACGGAGAGCGAATCTTTGGCGGAATTAAACCGGTTTTGTGAGGCGATGATTGGGATTTACCATGAGGCGATGGCGATTGCCCAGGGGCAGGCCGACCCCCAGGATAATGTCCTAAAAAATGCACCTCACCCCGCAGAAATTGTCGCTACAAACGCATGGCATCATTCCTACAGTCGAGAACAGGCCGCCTATCCCGTACCCGGATTGCGGGAGGTTAAATTTTGGCCGCCAGTGGCGCGGATTGATAATGCCTACGGGGATCGCAATCTTGTCTGTAGTTGCCCGCCCATGACGGATTATCCGGGTTAG
- a CDS encoding magnesium chelatase subunit H, producing MFTYVKPSIRQLQPENVENRTLMRVVYVLLEPQYQGTLTAAAREINEQPGNLAVQLNGYLIEELRSPENYQQFQADIAQADVFIASLIFVEDLAQKVVQAVTPYREQLQAIVVFPSLPEVMRLNKMGTFSMAQLGQSKSAIAQFMRKRKEAAGSSFQDGMLKLLQTLPKVLKYLPLDKAQDARNFMLSFQYWLGGSQENIRNFLLMLADKYLPQVDEKLTFQEPVTYPDLGIWHPLADQMFESISDYLKWYEQRSDISEELRDPLAPTVGLVLQRTHLITGDDAHYVAMVQELECLGARVIPVFAGGLDFSKPVEAYFYQLQPPKKPLVDVVISLTGFALVGGPARQDHPKAVEALKKLNRPYLVALPLVFQTTEEWQASDLGLHPIQVALQIAIPELDGAIEPIILSGRDGATGKAIALQDRVELLAKRVMQWANLRRKPKCQKKIAITVFSFPPDKGNVGTAAYLDVFSSIFRVLEALRNNGYHVEEMPADAEALMEAVLHDRQALVGSPNLHIAHRLSVPEYERLTPYYERIVKQWGAAPGQLNSDGQNLLIYGKHFGNVFIGVQPTFGYEGDPMRLLFSRSASPHHGFAAYYTYLNHIWQADAVLHFGTHGSLEFMPGKQMGLSGDCYPDNLIGDLPNFYYYAANNPSEATIAKRRGYATTISYLTPAADQAGLYKGLRELKELIGSYQTLKDSGRGGAIINSIIEQCRLVNLDQDVALPAEDGEALPPQQRDELVGKVYRQLMDIESRLLPFGLHVIGQPPSAQEAIATLVSIAKVDRPEDGLDSLPRVLARSLGRDLDDIYRLSNQGNLGEVTLLEKLQNDTQKAIEVLVATVADQEGRLGRTARFNFFGLGAQEPWFQVLKTDYPHLEQIQLQPLMNYLAQCLELIVADNELGALLKAFEGEYIIPGPGGDPVRTPEVLPTGKNIHALDPQSIPTTAAVAQAQIVVNRLLERYRQEQNGQWPESIACTLWGTDNIKTYGESLAQIFWLVGVKPLPDALGRMNKLHLIPLAELGRPRIDVVVNCSGVFRDLFLNQMYLIDQAVKLAAEADESLEFNFVRKHALEQAEQLQIPLRQAATRVFSNASGSYAANVNLAVENSTWEQEKDLQEMYLTRKSYAFDADTPGTMQQNSQLFQSSLQRVDVTLQNLDSSEISLTDVSHYFDSDPTKVVSELRQDGKKPQAYIADSTTPDARVRSLSETVRLDSRTKLLNPKWYEGLLQHGYEGVREIAKRLNNTLGWSATAGAVDNWIYEDANSTYINDPQMRERLLNLNPHSFRRMVGTLLEVHGRGYWQTSPENIQCLQQLYQDIEDRIEGVS from the coding sequence ATGTTCACCTATGTAAAGCCATCTATCCGTCAATTGCAACCGGAAAATGTGGAAAACCGTACCCTTATGCGGGTGGTTTATGTGTTGTTGGAACCCCAATATCAAGGTACTTTGACGGCAGCGGCGCGGGAGATTAATGAGCAACCGGGGAATTTAGCGGTGCAATTAAATGGTTATCTGATTGAGGAATTGCGTTCCCCGGAAAACTATCAACAATTTCAGGCGGATATTGCCCAGGCGGATGTGTTTATCGCCTCGTTGATTTTTGTGGAAGATTTGGCGCAAAAAGTTGTCCAAGCGGTTACTCCTTACCGGGAGCAATTGCAGGCGATTGTGGTGTTTCCCTCCCTGCCGGAGGTGATGCGTTTGAACAAAATGGGGACATTTTCGATGGCGCAGTTGGGTCAATCTAAAAGTGCCATTGCCCAGTTTATGCGGAAACGGAAAGAAGCCGCCGGGTCTTCCTTTCAAGATGGGATGCTGAAACTGTTACAAACCCTGCCCAAAGTATTGAAGTATCTGCCCTTGGATAAGGCTCAGGATGCCCGCAATTTCATGCTGAGTTTTCAGTATTGGTTGGGGGGTTCCCAGGAAAATATTCGCAATTTTTTGCTGATGTTGGCGGATAAATATCTGCCCCAGGTGGATGAGAAATTAACCTTCCAAGAGCCGGTCACCTATCCTGATTTGGGGATTTGGCATCCCTTGGCTGACCAGATGTTTGAATCTATTAGTGATTACCTGAAATGGTACGAACAACGCTCGGATATTAGCGAAGAATTGCGTGATCCCCTGGCACCGACCGTGGGTTTGGTGTTGCAACGTACCCATCTCATTACTGGGGATGATGCCCATTATGTGGCGATGGTACAGGAATTAGAATGTTTGGGTGCCAGGGTAATTCCGGTATTTGCGGGGGGATTAGATTTTTCCAAGCCGGTAGAGGCCTATTTTTATCAACTCCAGCCCCCCAAAAAACCCCTGGTGGATGTGGTGATTTCCCTGACCGGGTTCGCATTAGTGGGGGGGCCAGCACGCCAGGATCATCCCAAGGCGGTGGAAGCTCTGAAAAAGCTCAATCGTCCCTACCTGGTTGCCCTACCGTTGGTGTTTCAAACTACCGAGGAATGGCAGGCCAGCGATTTGGGGTTGCACCCGATTCAGGTGGCTTTGCAAATTGCGATTCCCGAACTGGACGGGGCGATTGAACCGATTATATTATCGGGGCGGGATGGGGCAACTGGGAAAGCAATTGCCCTACAAGACCGGGTGGAATTATTAGCCAAACGGGTGATGCAATGGGCAAATTTGCGCCGAAAACCCAAATGTCAGAAAAAAATTGCGATTACCGTATTTAGCTTCCCACCGGATAAGGGCAATGTGGGTACGGCGGCCTATTTAGATGTATTTAGTTCTATTTTTCGGGTACTGGAAGCCCTTAGGAATAATGGCTACCACGTGGAGGAAATGCCTGCGGATGCGGAAGCCTTGATGGAGGCGGTATTGCACGACCGGCAAGCCCTAGTGGGTAGTCCGAATTTGCACATTGCCCACAGGTTATCCGTGCCCGAATATGAGCGGCTGACCCCTTACTATGAACGCATTGTTAAACAGTGGGGGGCGGCACCGGGGCAATTAAATAGTGACGGGCAGAATTTACTGATTTATGGCAAGCATTTTGGCAATGTCTTTATCGGGGTGCAACCCACGTTTGGGTATGAGGGTGACCCGATGCGATTATTATTCTCCCGTTCGGCAAGTCCCCACCACGGGTTTGCGGCCTATTACACCTATTTGAATCACATTTGGCAAGCGGATGCGGTGTTGCATTTTGGCACCCACGGTTCTTTGGAATTTATGCCGGGGAAACAGATGGGTTTGTCGGGGGATTGTTACCCGGACAATTTAATTGGCGACCTGCCCAATTTCTATTACTATGCGGCCAATAATCCCTCGGAAGCGACGATTGCCAAACGGCGGGGTTATGCCACCACGATTAGTTATCTTACCCCGGCGGCAGACCAGGCGGGATTGTACAAAGGTCTGCGGGAATTGAAAGAGTTGATTGGCTCCTATCAAACCCTGAAGGATTCGGGACGGGGGGGCGCAATTATCAATAGCATCATTGAACAATGTCGGTTGGTCAATTTAGACCAGGATGTGGCTTTACCAGCCGAAGATGGAGAGGCTTTACCCCCGCAACAAAGGGATGAATTGGTGGGCAAAGTTTACCGCCAGTTGATGGATATTGAGTCCCGTTTATTGCCCTTTGGGTTACACGTGATTGGTCAGCCCCCCTCGGCGCAAGAAGCGATTGCCACCCTGGTCAGTATTGCCAAAGTTGACCGTCCTGAAGATGGTTTGGACAGTTTGCCGCGGGTGTTGGCGCGTAGTTTGGGACGGGATTTGGATGACATTTATCGCCTCAGCAACCAGGGGAATTTGGGTGAAGTGACCCTACTGGAAAAGTTGCAAAATGATACCCAGAAAGCGATTGAAGTTTTGGTGGCGACGGTTGCGGATCAAGAAGGCCGTCTGGGGCGCACGGCTCGGTTCAATTTCTTTGGTTTGGGGGCACAGGAACCCTGGTTTCAGGTGTTAAAAACCGACTATCCCCATTTGGAACAAATTCAACTGCAACCCCTGATGAATTATCTGGCGCAATGCCTGGAATTGATTGTGGCGGATAACGAATTGGGAGCTTTATTAAAAGCCTTTGAAGGGGAATACATTATCCCTGGGCCGGGGGGTGACCCGGTGCGTACCCCGGAAGTATTACCTACAGGCAAAAATATCCACGCCCTCGACCCCCAATCCATTCCCACAACGGCGGCGGTGGCGCAGGCGCAAATTGTGGTGAATCGTCTTTTGGAACGCTATCGCCAGGAGCAAAATGGGCAATGGCCGGAGAGTATTGCCTGTACTTTGTGGGGCACGGACAACATCAAAACCTATGGGGAATCCCTGGCGCAAATTTTCTGGTTGGTGGGGGTGAAACCGCTGCCCGATGCCTTGGGACGGATGAATAAATTGCACCTGATTCCCCTGGCCGAATTGGGCCGACCCCGCATTGATGTGGTGGTGAATTGTTCGGGGGTATTTCGGGACTTATTTTTGAATCAAATGTACCTGATTGACCAGGCGGTGAAATTGGCCGCCGAAGCGGATGAATCCCTGGAATTTAACTTTGTCCGCAAACACGCCCTAGAGCAGGCGGAACAGTTGCAAATTCCCCTGCGCCAGGCCGCCACCCGGGTATTTTCTAACGCTTCCGGTTCCTATGCGGCCAATGTGAATTTAGCGGTGGAAAATAGCACCTGGGAGCAGGAAAAAGATTTGCAAGAAATGTATCTCACCCGCAAATCCTACGCCTTTGATGCGGATACGCCGGGGACAATGCAACAAAATTCCCAACTATTTCAAAGCAGTTTGCAACGGGTGGATGTGACTTTGCAAAATTTGGATTCTTCGGAAATTTCCCTGACGGATGTGTCCCATTACTTTGATTCCGACCCCACCAAGGTCGTATCCGAATTGCGTCAGGACGGGAAAAAACCCCAAGCCTACATCGCCGATTCCACCACGCCGGATGCCCGGGTGCGGAGCTTGAGCGAAACCGTGCGCCTGGATTCCCGTACCAAGCTACTGAATCCCAAATGGTACGAAGGGTTATTACAACATGGGTACGAAGGGGTGCGGGAAATTGCCAAACGGTTAAACAATACCCTGGGTTGGTCGGCGACGGCGGGGGCGGTGGATAACTGGATTTACGAGGATGCCAACAGCACCTATATCAATGACCCCCAGATGCGGGAACGGTTACTGAATCTAAATCCCCATTCCTTCCGGCGCATGGTGGGAACCCTGTTGGAGGTGCATGGGCGGGGCTATTGGCAGACCAGCCCGGAGAATATTCAGTGCTTACAACAACTGTACCAGGACATCGAAGACCGGATTGAAGGGGTTTCCTAG
- a CDS encoding VOC family protein: MFNSVQYHHIAIRTGNIHRAIEFYTALGFQVSERFTAGITLACWLEGLGMRLELMQVPLPRPAPDAFGDEHYVGYYHLSLQVTDVELFLAELSKKFSEPITVLLPPTVQVIGQKNYRVAFIQDYDGLPIELIETLDNPGGEPH; the protein is encoded by the coding sequence ATGTTTAATTCAGTACAATATCATCATATTGCCATTCGTACAGGCAACATTCACCGGGCAATTGAGTTTTATACTGCCCTAGGGTTTCAGGTAAGCGAGCGATTTACGGCTGGGATCACCTTGGCCTGTTGGTTAGAGGGTCTGGGGATGCGTTTGGAGTTGATGCAGGTGCCCCTACCCCGTCCGGCTCCCGATGCCTTCGGGGATGAACATTATGTGGGTTACTACCATTTATCGTTGCAGGTGACTGATGTGGAGCTATTTCTCGCCGAATTGTCTAAAAAATTCTCAGAACCCATAACTGTTTTACTCCCACCCACGGTGCAAGTCATTGGCCAGAAAAACTATCGCGTGGCATTTATCCAAGACTACGATGGTTTGCCAATTGAATTGATAGAAACTTTAGATAATCCTGGGGGTGAACCACATTAA
- the priA gene encoding primosomal protein N': MFAPWVEVLVDVPGTTEVFTYQAIAGVTPGDVVQVPFGSRTLAGIVFGWVSELPKELTAAQVKPITAIIHTKLFPSDYWPLLQQVAGYYQTSLVNVLRLALPPGVFRRSQNRVTLTATPPPSTLSVKAQKLWDILSAGTRDYSRRYLEQKVPGCSTALRELSQLSVITSYCYFPGSPQAQYRQLVTLCTGDKTELTPAQKRVVEVLEHQGGELWHHDLQKQVKTSAITLQKLEKLGVITLQKRQWLRREMQGVTPDQPRCLTTDQQVAVTKILEAVASRQYTEILLHGITGSGKTEVYLQVIAFILAQKKQALVLIPEIGLTPQLTERFRARFGSQVWVYHSGLSEGERYDTWRAVWQGEAGVVIGTRSAVFAPLPHLGLILLDEEHDASFKQSQMAPCYHARTVAQWRAQALHCPIIFGSATPSAETWHALAESRGYISLPERIPPRPLPPIRLVDMRVELVKKNFSLFSQYVQQKIVQLQDKSQQAILFVPRRGHSTFVSCRACGYVLPCPRCEVSLTYHQAEVAQEPLLYCHYCNWRQLQPQRCPACDSSFLKHFGCGTQRVVQELQRLWPQLRVLRYDRDSTSGKGAHREIMQEFQSGAADVLVGTQMLTKGLDLPKVTLVVVLAADGLLHLGDYRAQERAAQTLLQVAGRAGRGDQPGEVIIQTYSGEHPVLDAVCCYAYNALMTQELRQRQELGYPPWGRLVLLRLSGLDENLVAQTAQKLAIQLQSEHWECIGPAPAFIPRLANRYRWQLLLKNTDDSPWPDLRWLHRRCPQGVQLLIDVDPVELL; the protein is encoded by the coding sequence ATGTTTGCCCCGTGGGTTGAGGTGCTGGTGGATGTACCCGGCACAACTGAAGTATTCACCTATCAAGCCATTGCGGGGGTCACACCGGGGGATGTGGTACAGGTGCCCTTCGGTAGTCGCACGTTGGCGGGGATTGTGTTCGGGTGGGTGAGCGAATTACCCAAGGAACTTACTGCGGCGCAGGTGAAACCAATTACAGCGATTATCCATACAAAATTATTCCCCTCTGATTATTGGCCGTTATTACAACAGGTGGCAGGCTATTACCAAACATCTCTGGTTAATGTATTGCGATTAGCATTACCGCCAGGGGTTTTTCGGCGCAGTCAAAACCGGGTAACACTAACCGCCACCCCACCACCCTCTACTCTGTCGGTCAAAGCCCAAAAGTTGTGGGATATTTTAAGTGCGGGAACTAGGGATTACAGCCGCCGTTATTTAGAGCAAAAAGTACCCGGTTGTAGCACTGCCCTGCGGGAATTGTCCCAGTTGTCTGTGATTACTTCCTACTGTTACTTTCCTGGTTCACCCCAGGCGCAGTACCGGCAATTGGTTACCCTGTGTACTGGGGATAAAACCGAGTTGACCCCGGCGCAGAAACGGGTGGTGGAAGTGCTAGAACATCAGGGCGGCGAACTCTGGCACCATGATCTACAAAAGCAGGTTAAAACAAGTGCAATAACTTTACAAAAACTAGAAAAATTAGGGGTGATTACCTTACAAAAACGGCAATGGCTACGGCGGGAAATGCAGGGGGTCACCCCGGATCAACCCCGCTGTTTAACGACCGATCAGCAGGTGGCGGTCACCAAAATTCTTGAGGCGGTAGCATCTCGACAATATACAGAAATTTTACTGCATGGCATCACCGGTTCTGGCAAAACAGAAGTGTACTTACAAGTAATTGCATTTATACTAGCGCAAAAAAAGCAAGCGTTAGTACTTATTCCTGAAATTGGCCTCACCCCCCAATTGACCGAGCGGTTTCGGGCACGGTTTGGCTCCCAGGTGTGGGTGTACCACAGTGGCCTGTCCGAAGGCGAACGCTACGATACCTGGCGGGCGGTGTGGCAGGGGGAGGCGGGGGTGGTGATTGGCACCCGCTCGGCGGTATTTGCCCCTCTACCGCATTTGGGGTTGATCCTTTTGGATGAGGAACACGATGCCAGTTTCAAACAAAGCCAGATGGCTCCCTGTTACCATGCCCGGACGGTGGCACAGTGGCGAGCACAAGCATTACATTGTCCGATTATTTTTGGGTCGGCGACCCCCAGTGCGGAAACCTGGCACGCTTTAGCGGAGAGCAGGGGTTATATCTCCCTACCGGAACGGATTCCCCCCCGCCCTTTGCCGCCGATTCGGTTGGTGGATATGCGGGTGGAATTGGTGAAAAAAAATTTCTCCCTGTTCAGTCAATATGTCCAGCAAAAAATTGTACAATTGCAGGACAAGAGCCAGCAGGCAATTTTATTTGTCCCCCGCCGGGGTCACAGCACCTTTGTTTCCTGTCGTGCCTGTGGCTATGTCTTGCCCTGTCCCCGCTGTGAGGTGTCCCTCACCTATCATCAGGCGGAAGTAGCCCAGGAACCATTATTATATTGTCATTACTGTAATTGGCGGCAATTGCAACCCCAGCGTTGTCCCGCCTGTGATTCCAGCTTTCTCAAACATTTTGGTTGTGGGACGCAACGGGTGGTGCAGGAATTACAGCGACTTTGGCCGCAGTTGCGGGTGTTGCGCTACGACCGGGACAGCACCAGTGGCAAGGGGGCGCACCGGGAAATTATGCAGGAATTTCAGAGCGGGGCGGCGGATGTGTTGGTGGGGACGCAGATGCTGACCAAGGGTTTGGACTTGCCGAAGGTGACCCTGGTGGTGGTGTTGGCCGCCGATGGGTTGTTGCATTTGGGGGATTATCGGGCGCAGGAACGGGCGGCGCAAACCCTGTTGCAGGTGGCGGGGCGGGCGGGGCGGGGTGACCAACCGGGGGAGGTGATCATCCAAACCTATAGCGGCGAACATCCCGTATTAGATGCAGTATGTTGTTATGCGTATAATGCGTTGATGACCCAGGAATTGCGCCAACGTCAGGAACTGGGGTATCCCCCCTGGGGACGGTTGGTTCTCCTGCGTTTGAGTGGATTGGATGAGAACTTGGTGGCACAAACTGCCCAAAAGTTAGCCATACAATTACAAAGTGAACATTGGGAATGTATTGGTCCGGCTCCCGCATTTATTCCCCGCTTGGCGAACCGTTATCGCTGGCAGTTGTTATTAAAAAATACTGATGATTCTCCCTGGCCGGACTTACGTTGGTTGCATCGGCGGTGTCCCCAGGGGGTGCAGTTGCTTATTGACGTTGACCCCGTTGAGTTGCTGTAG